Genomic window (Candidatus Binatia bacterium):
TGTGCAGTGAGCGCGTGAACTGGCGGCTGATGCTGAAGTTCTCCGACGTGTTGCTGATCCAGTGCGGCAGCGAGTTCCACTGGTACTGCTTGTTAAAGCTCGCGTTGAAGTAGTACACCTCGTACGGGCTTAGTGGATTGTTCAGCTTCAGGGCCGGCGTGAAGAAATTGAAACCAAAAACCGTGTTGTAGATCGTCGTGTAGACCGGACAGAAATACACTGGCGGCTTTGCGACGCCGTGCTGATCCGGGCACGGCGCGCCATAGGCCTGGAGGCCCGGCGTCGGAATGGGCCGCTCGCTGCCGCCGGGCAGGTTTGGATAGCCCTCGAGGTACTGCAGTGCGCCGACGGAGTCATGATTGAAGCCATATCCCTCATAGGTCTGCAGGTATAGCGGCAGATCTCCGATCTTGTTCTGAAAGCTCGTCCAAGTCAGCTGCACCTGGCTGGGATGCGACAAGTTCCCCGCGATCGAGTTATGCTCGAGCGAGCCGACTCCGAGGACGTTGTAGTTCGTCAGCTGCGAGGTGGCCTGCACGTAGGAATGGGGGAACGCGTAGGTCGCGTTGATGTAGGTCGTCTGCTGCGCAGCGGAGGGCTCCTGGAGCCAGTTCTGCTGCGAGTAGTACTGCGAGAAGCTGGAGATTTGGAACCGGCTGCCCAGCTTTTCGTACAGCATCATGTTCCACCACTTCTCCGCGCGCGTCGCCGGGTTGACCGAGAAGATCGCGTACTCGTGTTCGCCCACGAAATGCTGCTCGACGGAGAGATAGGTGTGATACGTCGGGTCGTAGCGCAGGTGCAACGCGGTGAGCGAGTTGGTGTTGCCCGCGAGGTTCCACGTGAGGTCGACGGTCGCGCCCGAGAGCGTGTTCTGCGCGAAGAACTGGCTCGACGAGAAATTGACGACGTCCGATCCGAGCGGGATCTCGGTTCCCGCCAGGTACGTGTGCGAGTTTACGAAGCGTATGTACGTCTTCGTGCCGATGACCGCGCCGCCGGCCGTGATGCTCGGCGTCCCAGAGACGTTCGGAAAATAGAAGACGTCGTCTGGCATTACGCGGCCCTTGGAGGGGTGCGCGAGATCGCCGTTGAGGAACGTCCAGCGGTCGGGCTCCGACGTTACCGGCACGAAATAGATGCGAGCAAAGTCGAGGAAGTCCGAGATCGCCGCACCGCTGACTTGTCCCGTAGAGTCGTGCAGCGTGACGTGCCCGGCCACGAGGAAGCGATTGAGCTTGAGGTCCATCGAGAAGGCGTCGCCGGTCACGTAGAATCCGTCGCTCGTACGCAGGCGCACATTACCGTCGGCCTCGACCAGGAACCGGTCGTAGTAGAAGTCGATCCGCTTCGCGCTCAGGTAGAGGAGCGTCCGTGGGGGAGCCGGCGTCGGCGTGGCGGCGGGAGCCGGCGTCGGCGTGGCAGCGGGTGCCGGAACAGCGGGACGGGCCGCGCGGCAGGCGAGGACGAGCATCAGCGTCGTGAGCGCCGCCGATAATGCGATTCGTGGCACGGTCAAAGCGCTTTTTCGACGGCGGGTCGCCACTCCTACGCGAGCAGGCGTGCGAATCGCAGGCCCGAAGCCGCGCTCACCTATGAAAGACGCGAAGCGTGTAGTGGCCGTGGTGATCGACTCGGGCGGCGTCGGTGCGCTGCCCGACGCCGCCGAATACGGTGACGCACCCGACGCCGACACGATCGGCAACGTCTCTCGGCGCGTGGGCGGGTTGAGCCTGCCCAACTTCGAGTCCTTGGGGCTAGGCGTGTTGACCGGCATTGCCGGCGTCGCGGCGAATCCGCGACCTGCGTCGCGCGCCGCGCGTCTGCGTGAGCGAAGCCGCGGTAAGGATACGATCACCGGTCACTGGGAGATGATGGGCATCCTGACGGAGGTCCCGTTTCCGACCTATCCCGAGGGCTTTCCCGGCGACGTGATCGACGCGTTCACCGCGATCGTGGGCAAGCCGCCGCTAGGGAACAAGCCGGCGTCGGGCACCGAGATCATCGAGGAGCTCGGCGCTCTCCATCTGGCGACCGGCCGCCCCATCCTTTATACGTCGGCCGATTCGGTCTTTCAGATCGCCGCGCACGAAGCTATCGTGCCGCTAGAGCGTCTCTACAACTGGAGCCGCGAGGCCCGCGCCATGCTCGTGCCGCCGCACGCCGTCAATCGGGTTATCGCCCGGCCGTTCGTGGGCGAACCGGGGGCTTTCCGCCGGACGCCGAATCGACGAGACTATGCAACCGAGCCGCCTGCAAACCTGCTCGACGAACTAAGAAGCGGTGATGTCGAGGTGCACGCGGTAGGAAAGATCAGCGACATCTATTGCGGACGCGGCATCTCGTCGTCCGTGCGGGTGACCGATAATCGCGATGCGGTCGAGAAGACGTACGAGCTGCTGGACCGCATCGAACGCGGATTCATCTTCACAAACCTCAACGATTTCGACTCGAAATACGGCCATCGCCGCGACGTGCGAGGATACGCGCGAGCCTTGGAGGAGCTCGATGCGTTGCTTCCCGGCCTGACCGCTCGCTTGAGGCCGCGGGACGAGCTGATCCTGACCGCCGACCACGGCTGCGACCCGACGGCCCCGGGCTCCGACCACACCCGCGAATACGTCCCGTTCCTGCACGTCGGGCCCGAGCGGGGCGGTGCCTTGGGCGACATCGAGGGTCTCGATTACGTCGGGCGAACGGTAAAACGAGCGCTTTTAATGTGATGCGATGCAGATAGCTGTTAGCGCCCCGATGGAGCGCCGGGTCCCGCAGTCATGGCCGGCGCTGAAGCGGACGATCGACGTACTCGTCGGCACCCTCCTGTTGGTCGTCACGGCGCCTATCGTAGCGCTCTCCGCGCTCGCGATCGCCTGCGCGACGCAGGGCACACCGTTCTTCGCCCAAGAGCGCGTCGGGATGCACGGCCGGCGGTTCAAGATGTACAAGCTGCGCACAATGGTCAACGGCGCGCACGCCATGCGTCAGAGCGTGATGCATCTCAACGAGGTCGACGGACCGGTATTCAAGATCCGGAACGACCCGCGGCTGCATCCGCTCGGGCGCTTCCTGCGCCGCACGAGCGTCGACGAGCTGCCGAATCTCGTCAACGTCGTCCTCGGAGAGATGTCGCTAGTTGGGCCGCGCCCCGCGCTCCCGAGCGAGGTGGAGCACTACGACGCGATCGCGCTTCGACGGCTCACCGTGCCGCAGGGCGTCACCTGCCTGTGGCAGATCAATGGGCGCAGCGACGTCTCGTTCGAGCATTGGATGGAGCTCGACAATCGCTACGTCGACAGTTGGACGCCACTCGGCGACCTGTTGGTCATCCTGCGGACCATTCCGGCCGTGTTACGAAGGGACGGAGCACATTAAGTCCTCGCCGCGTCACCTACGGGTCGTTCCCCATCCCCACCGCCCGCGCCACCACCGCATCTCGATCGCGTCGTCGACGTTCTTCATCATGGGTGCGACGTTTGCGTCGACACTTCTCGGCTTCATGCGCGAGGTCGTAAACGCGCGATACTACGGCACGCGCTGGGAGATGGACACGTTCCTTGCGGCGGCGACCATTCCGACGATCCTCTTCGGCGTCTTCAACGGCGCTTTGGTGAGCGCGCTCGTTCCGACGTTCTCGGAGTACCTCGCGCGTCACGAGGAAGAGGAGGCCTGGCGCCTAGCGAGCACGACGCTCAACATCCTCGCGATCGTGCTCACGACGTGTGCGGTCATCGGGTTCTTTACGGCGAAGTGGTACGTGCCGCTGATCGCGCACGGCTTCCGGCAGCCGCAGATGGAGGTCGCGATCCACATGACGCGCTGGCTTATGCCCAGCATCGTCGCGGTCAGCCTCAGCGGCGTGCTCTCCGCCATGCTCAACGCCTATCACCGGTTCCGGTCGGCCGCGCTCATCGGCGTCGCCGTCAACGTCGTGACGATCGCCTGCGTCATGCTGCTGCGCCCGATGGGCATCTACGCCCTCGTCCTGGGAACGGTCCTGGGGTTGACCGCGCAGGTGCTCGTGCAGCTTCCGTCATTTTTGTCGATCGGAAAATATCGACCCATCATCGATTTGCGCCATCCCGGCCTGCGCAAGATCTGGCTCTTGCTCGGGCCGATCATCGTGGGTTCTGCGGCGGGCCAGCTGTCGCTGTTCTTCGATCGCTTCTTCGCGTCGACGCTCGCGCCCGGTTATATCGCCGGCATGAACTACGCGACGAAACTCGTGAATTTCCCTCAGCAGATCTTCGCCGCAGCCATCGCCACGGTTATCTTTCCATTGCTGGCCGCGCAGTTCGCGCGGGAGAACCGGCGGGGAGTCGCGCGCAGCGTCGTCACCGGCCTACGGCTTGTCAACTTCATTACCATTCCGGCTGCCTGCGCGCTCGTGATTCTGGCCCACCCCATGGTGCAGGCGCTGTTCGAGCGCGGAACGTTCCAGGCGAGCGCGACCGATTTGACGGCCGGATTGATCCCCTACGCGGCGGTCGGGCTGATCGCACTCGCGGCAAACGTCGTGTTGACGCGCTGCTGCTTCGCGTGCCACGAGACGGTGTGGCCCGTCACGATCTCCGTCGTGACGGTCGTGCTCAACGTGTTGCTGTCCCTCGTGTGGCTGCCCAGCTTGGGCGCGCGCGGCCTGTTGCTCGCAAACTCGACGAGTCAAACCGTGCAGGCCCTACTGCTGTTGATGTTGACCGCTCGCCTCGTCGCCGGCATCGATTGGGGCGCGCTGCTGGCTTCGACCGGCAAAGTCGTGCTGAGCTCGCTTGCAATGCTTGCAGCGCTCGGTTGGATCGGCGCACTCGGCGTGACACCCGAAGCCTCGCTCGGTTCGCGCGCGTGGTTCCTCTTCGGGCAAATCGCGATCGGTGGCACCGTCTTCGTCGCGATCGCGCGCATGCTCGGCGTCGAGGAACTCGACTTGGCGTGGCGCACCATCGTCGCGAAGTTCGAGCGCAACCTCGTCAGCCCGCCGGAAAACCGGGAGGCGCCGATCGCGTAGCATCCGCGCCGGGGGCTAGCTTTATTGACTAGAATCAATTTTTTACGGGCAGGCTGGTCCTCCATGGAGAGCCAACGTTCCAGGCCCATGCTCTCGATACTCATGCCCGCTTACAACGAGGCTAGTTCGATTGCCGAAAACGTGTGCGAGACCGTGGAGACCATGCGCGATTTCCGCGTGGACTTCGAGATCGTCGTCGTGGACGACGGGAGCTTGGACGGCACGCACGCGGCCGCGAGCAACGCGTTGCGAGCGTGGCCGGATCATGTGCGCGTCGTGCGTTGCACGCGCAACGAGGGCAAGGGGAACGCGCTGACGTGTGGTGCTGCGTATTCGCGCGGCGAGTACGTAGCGTTCTTGGACGCCGACATGGACCTCCATCCGGAGCAACTCGCCGACTTCATCGCGATCATGAAAGACCGCAACGCGGATGCCGTCATAGGCTCGAAGTTTCATCCGCAGTCGAGAGTCAATTATCCGCTCACGCGGCGCGTGTACAGCTTCTTCTATTATCTTTTGGTGCGGACGCTCTTTGGGCTGCCGGTACGCGATACGCAGACCGGCATCAAGCTCTTCAAGCGGGAAGTGTTGGATAAGGTTCTCCCGCGCATACTCGTGAAGCGATTCGCGTTTGATCTCGAGCTCCTCGCCAACATTCATCACTTCGGATATCGAATCGTCGAAGCGCCCGTCACGCTACACTTTCAGCGAATCAGCAGCCGGGTTCGGCTGCCCGCCGTGTGGAACGTCTTTCTCGATACCTTAGCGATCTTTTATCGCATGCGGATTTTGCACTATTACGATCGGTTGGAACGCCCGCCGGCACAAGTCGATTTCGCCGCTAGCTCGCACGAGATCGTCGTTCCCGTCGCCATCAGAGACTAAGTCTAGACCTTGTCGGGCTCGGCGTTAGTGCTCCTGTTACCAGGGCTCGGGGATGCGCTGGCGGCGAGTCCGTTGTTGCGCGGTCTTAATGCGGACGCGTGGAGCACCGATGTGTTGACGTGGCAGGCGCCTGTCACCGAGTACGTGCGCGCGCTCGGTACCGCGCGCGACGTCGCGGAGCTGCCGCTGCGGCCGACTCCACCCGAGATGCTGACTCAGATTGGCCGCCTGCGCCGGCGCCGCCACGATCTGTGCGTTCTCCCGTTTCCTGCGACGCGCTGGCAATACGCGTTCGTGGCGCGCGCGGCCGGCGCGAGACGACTGTGCATGCACGACTACGGTGGGGTATCGAGCGCGATCGCGCGCACGGCGCGCACGACGCTGATCCCGCTGCGTGGCGGCCATCGTATAGCGGAAAACCTGCGGATGGCGCGCGCGTTGGGGCTGACGGGCTCGCCCGCGGATCTCGAATACTGGGTGCCCCAGAGCTGGCGCGCCGAGCCGCAGGCGGGCACGCTGGGCATCCATCCCGGCTCCATGGCGTATAAGGGGAACGAATCGAAGCGTTGGCCCTACGAGCGGTTCGTCGCCTTGGCACACGGACAGGCCAAACGTGGACGCCGGGTGCGCTTCTTCCTGGGCCCTCACGAAGCTAAGGAGGCAGAGCGCGCCGAGCAAGACTTTCGCGGCGCCGAGGGAATCAGCATTGTCCGCGAGCCGCTCGGGCAAGCCGCGCGGCGGTTGGCGGAGTGCGAGGTCTTCGTCGGCAACGATGCGGGTTTCAGCCATCTCGCGTCGGGCCTCGGCGTTAAAACTCTGGCGCTCTTCGGAATGACCAGCGAAGTACGAGGAGCTCCCGTTGGGCCAACGATCGCGTTGCGCCCCTCGCTGTGTCCGGCCTGCCACGACGAAGGCTCGCACCGCTTCGAATGTGTACGACGGCTCGACTATCGCTGCATCTTGCGCGATGTCGACTTCGACGACGTGAGTGAAAGAATCGACCGGCTGTTTGACGCCCGGTCGGTTCATCAGGAGTTGACTTTGGAAGGGCCGTTCAGGCTTTACGGAAAGGCATATTCGTGACGGGTCGGTCGGGTCGCCGATGAAGGAACAGACTGTACGAGCGCCGGCGGACGTCGGGGCCCTCGGAGAGGCCTGGGCCGTTCGCGACGTCCTGCGTAAGGCCGTCGTCCCGGTACTTTTTTTCGTGCTTGCCCTGCTCGTGACGGTGGGCTACGGCAGCGGCGTGCAGCTCAACGACGGTCAAGCCGCACTGCATATCGATCCTCTGAAGTTTCTGTGGCAGTTGGTGCACGCCTGGAATCCGGCGCTGCACCTCGGCGAGCACACGGGCTACTGGTACCCGTACGAATCGCCGTATGGATGGGCTTACGGAGTCGCGCAAGCGCTGCGCATTCCGCAGGACTACGCGCAGCACGCCATCGTCTTCGCGGTCTACCTAGCGTGCCTCTTCTCGATGCATTACTGCCTGCGTTACGTTACGCCGTGGCTCGACGAGGTCTCGCGCGTGGCCGGCTCGTGCGCGTACCTCTTCAACATGTACGTGGCGCTGAACTCGCAGGCGCAGATTGTGTGGCTGCTCACGTACGCGACGCTTCCGGCCATGGTGGGGGTCACCGCGCGCGCGCTCCGCGGCGAGATCAATCTCTGGCGCGCGGGGCTCTTCATCGCACTGCTCGTGCTGGTCGGCGGCGGGATGAACCCGCCGCTGGTCGCGATCAATGCGATCATCCTCGCGATCTTCGTTGCGGTTACGATCGTCTTCGACCCTGCGCCGCTGCGCGCGGCGAGGCGGGCGTGGCCGTTCGTCGCGGTGACTGCGGCGGCCACAGTCGCGATCAACCTCTACTGGCTCGTGCCGTTCGTCGATTTCTTTCGGAGCGTCTACCTCAACGGCGTGCTCAGCGAAACGCCTTCGATGCACAATGCGGCGACGTCGTTCGACAACGTCCTGCGCGGCCTCGGTCACTGGGCGACTTTCGTTTCATTCGCAGGCAGGGCGTACTTCCCGTGGGCCGCATCCTACGCGGCAGGCATCTTCGGCGCTCTCCTATGGTTCGTTCCGATCGTGGCGCTCGGCGGCATCGCGTTCAAGCGAAACCAGCGGCCCGCCACGCTCTTCTTTCTCATCGTCACCATCGTCTCCGTGCCGCTGGTCGTGGGATATTACCACGACGCCCTCGGCGATGCCGTGACGGAGCCGATCTACAACGTCTTCTACCGCAACTTTCCCGGATTCCAGATGTTTCGCTTCTCGTATAAGTGGGTCGCCGGAGTCGAATTCGGGATCGGCGCGCTCTACGCGATCTCCGTGTCGGCGATCCTCGCGTGGCTGCGCGAGCATTTTTCGGACGCGCCCTCGGTGCGGCGCTGGAACTGGCTCGCACCGGCCGCGGCGGCGGCCGCCATCGTGATCCCGATCGTCGCGTTCGTCCCGGTTCTGATCAACAAGATGAACTACGCAGGTCCCGTCATCCCGCCGTGGGAGTATCGAGAGAAGTCACTGGTCGGCGACGACCCGAGCCATCGCGTCGCCCTCTTTCCCACCCAGTATCTCGAGCAATTCGACTGGGGCTCGCCGCAGTTCTACATCGAGGATTCGTTCGTCGATCGACCGATGATCTATGGGTTGCTCGGCGGAGAACCCGCAGAGGGTACGGACGTCTGGGTGAGGCGCAGCTATCGCGCCGCCCGCGAAGGATTGCCTTTTGCAGGCGACATGCTCCGCGTATTGGGAGTCGATACGATCCTGCAACGCGACGACTTCATTCCGGCGATCGACTTCAGCTCGCCCGGAGAGTGGCGGTTCAACACGACGACGCTGACCCACGACCTGTTACACCGCGTTGTCGGAGCGACACCGGTGCGTTCGGAAGGACCGCTGCGCGTGTATCACCTGAGCGGCGCGCTGCCGCTCGTCTACGGCGTCACCCACCCGATCGTGAGCACGCTCCCGAAGTACTCGGACGGTTACCTCGGCGACGTGGACGCGATGGCGAGCGGGAAGGCCGTTTTCGAACCCCCGAGCCGCTCGGCCGACGAGTTTTCCTCCGTCCTCACCGAACTCTCGCCGATCCTGCCCGCGTCGTCCGCGCAGATCCGGGATCTCGCGGTCAACGAGGTGATCGCGCACGCGGGCATTCGGATTCACCCGCCCCCCGCCGACGTCGGCTGGACGACCCCGTTTACGGTGCGATCCGCCGGCGTCTACGAGATCTTCGCGATGGAGGAGTCGCTGCTTTACGCGGCCCCTCCCGCGCAGAACCTCGGCATCGACGGGAGCTACTTCTCGCCCCAAACGGCGGACGGCGCCTGGACCGAGTACGGCCAGATCGACCTGCCCTCCGGTGGGCACTTCGTCACGGACGGATATCCCGATCCGAACCTCGTCGTGGCGCTGGTGAGCGTCGACGATCTGCGGGCGTGGCAGGATCGCATCGCCGCTCTCGGCCGAACCCTGCCACACAATCGCGCTACCACGAGCCTGGTCTACGGGCACAAGACCACGGTGACGCTGCCCGCGTCCGGCAAGTATCGGATCACGGCCGGCGCCGTCGCTCCATTCGGACCCGACGGGCAGGCGCGGGCGCGGCTCGCATCCGGCGGCGCCTATCGAGGCGCCTTCCCGGCGAATTTGTCCGGAACGCTTCCGTACGTCTTCGGCCGCGGCGTGGTCGGCACGACTGCGCTGATGATGCCGCCGGCGTGGTACCGCGACGACCCGACGGCATATCAATGGCAGCGCGGGGATCCGACGTCGTGGTTTCTTTTCGCGCGAGAGGCGCACGTGCGCGTCTTCGTGCCGGGCTCGCAGGGCGTGGATGCCAACGTGGCGATGCGCGTCGGTCGGCTGCAGGTGTCGGGCGACATGAGCGTCGCGGTCGACGGCGGCGCGCAGCAGGCGGTCACTCTTGCCGGATCCGCAGCCGCCTCCCAAGCCTACGACAGCGCCACGAGCCTCGGGGGTCCGGCCGCCGCGCTCGCGACGTTCCGGCTAACGCTGCACCCCGGATGGAACGACGTCGCCTTCCGCTTTCACTCAGGCAACGGAGAGCGCGAGGACCTTGGCTCGGGCGAGATCTCTGCGGCCGTGGCTCCCGATCTCTCGTTCAGCGTCGCTCATGCGTTGCGTGCCTCCGCGCAGCGCGTCACCGACTCCGCGTTCAGCGCGTTCCGTGTCGCCGACCCGCCCGATGCGCTCTCCGGCGATCCGGAGCTGACCGGCACGATCGAGAACATGGGGGGGCGCGCCGTTTGGCTCGCGGTCGCCCTCTCAAACGGCGGGCGATATGCCTATCGGGTGTATCCCGTACCGCAAAACGGCGTGTTCGACGTCAACTTCATGCACGCGTTTCCCGACGATTGGGACGACGCGTCGCAGCGCGTCGCGGGGATCTGGTTCCTGACGCGTGGGGCGCACCCGAACTTCTCTTCGATCTACTACACCGTGCACGCGATTCCGGAGAGAGCTCTGCGCCGGCCGCAGTCGCTCGCGAGCCTGCCCATTCGCATCGACGGAAGACCGCTCGGCGCGCAGCCTGTCTCCCTGAGCGCCGGGCGGCACGTCGTCGCCAGCGGCGACAAACAAGTCAAGATCACGCTGCTGAGCATCGACCCCGTCGATCTGCCGCGCACGAACTCGTTCGGGCTGCAGTGGAACCGCCGGTCGCCCACGATGCTCGACGTCACGGCGCGCAAGACGGCGAATCCGTTCCTGCTCGTATTCGGTGAGGCGTTCCATCCCGAGTGGCAGGCGACGCTCAACGGCAGCGAGCCGCTCCCGCACGTCGTGGTGGATGGCGTGGTCAACGGTTGGCTCGTACCGAGTCTTCCCGACGGCGGCGAGATCTCGCTCGTGTTTGTCGGACAGCGCTACTACACGATCGCGGCAGCGCTTTCGATCGTTGCCTTGATCGTTATGATCGTGCTTGCGTGCGCACCCGCGCTGTGGCCGGTTCGCGTATCTGACCGTTGAACGCGTGCGTCTGGGCGTTGGGGCGGGCGCTCGCGTACGCGACGGCGACCGCCATTGCCGCGATCGTGATCGCTTCGCTCGTCTCGGGAGCCGACGCGGAGCGGTTCGCCACTACGGCGTACGTCGCGGCGCTCGTCGCCGCGCTCATCCTCGCGGTCAAGTGGTTTCTACGGGACGCGCCGGTAAGCGGCGTTAGTCGCCCGCGAGGCGCGATCTTCCCCGCGGCGTTTACGTTCACCAGCGGCGTCGGAGCGCTGTTGCTGCTGGGCGCGGCGTTCGCGTCGCAACCGGGCAGCGAGTTGCTCGCCGTCGCGGCCTGCTTTGGGCTCGTCGTCGCCGCGGCGCTCGTGCGTGGGGGCGCAATCTTGTCGGTCAACGCGAAGCTCCTGCACGGAGACCGGCTATCGGTAGCGACGCGCTACGCCGTCGTCGCCGCCGTCGTCGCGCTCGCGGCGCGGGCGTTGCTCTCGTCCAACGTCGGCGAAGGGTTCGTGCGGCTGGCTTATGCGGCCATGGTGATCGCGACCGTCGCGATCGCGGCATCGCTGATCGCACCGACCGCAGCAGGCGCGACGCTGCGCCGCGGCTATGCCAGGGCATCGAGCGCGCTGCGCGCTCCGCAGAGCCCGCGAGTCTTCGCTCGCATGGCCCAGTATGCGGTCGCGACCGCCGTCGCCGGGCTGATTTTGGCGAGCCTGCTCCCCGAGGCGTACGCGGAGCGATTCACGACGACGGCCTATCTCGCGACGATCTTCGCGGCGCTCGGAATCGGCATGACGTGGCGTCTCCGAAACGGCGCGAGCGGCGGTCCGGACGAAGCTTCGGGCGCCCGGTGGCCGCGCTTCGCGCTCGCGGTAGCGGCGCTCTTGGTGGCCGGGAGCGCACTGTCGTTCAGCCCGGTCACCGAGGGGCTGGCCGTGTGCGCGTGCCTGTATCTCATCGGTGCCGCAATTCTTAAGGCAACATCTGAAGAAGTCGCAGCCGCGTAACGAAAGCCCACTCGTGAGACTCGTAGCGGTCGCGGCCGGCGTCGTGTTCGCCGCGTTCGTGAGCGTCAAGGGCGTTCCGACGCTGCGGCACGACTGGAACTGGCCGATCGTGGCAAGCGCGATTCCTTCGTTCGTGAACGAGATGATCGGCGGCTGGCTCCCAAACGGATTCGGCATGCTTAACGCGCATCCGACGATGTACGCCATCGCGCTGCCGATCGGCCTCGGCTTGTGGGTGTTCGGTCCCCTGGCGGCGCTCGCACTGTTTGCGTTCTGCATCGGCTGGCTCAGCGCTCGCAACGCGATTCGCCTTGCGCAGCGGTCGGGCGCCGGCGCCATCGCGGCAGCGGGAATCGGCGCATTCGCGCTGTTCAATCCCTGGGTCTACAACGAGGTCGTCGCGGGACATCTCGTGATGGTGCTCGCGTACGCCGGCGTCATAGGCCTCATCGGCGAGATGCTGCGCGGAACGGCGGCTTCGCCGGTGCGGCTCGCGCTGTGGCTCGTGCTGGTCGAGACGCAGCTGCAGTTCTTCATCGTCGCGATGCTGGCGCTCGCGATCTTTGCCTTCGCAACGAAGAAGTGGCTGCCACCGCTCGCGGGACTCGTCGTTGCGCTCCCGACGATCGTCGGGCTCATCGCCGAGCGCGGCACGATCGTGCGCACACCGTATAGCCTCGCATGGCAAACCTATCAGTCCGTTCCCCCCGGCGCGCTCTCCGCGCTGGGTGGATACTTCCCCGGTTACGCCGATCGAATGGGGCTGGTCGCGGCGATCGCGGTCTGGGTCGTCCTGGCGCTCGCGCTCGCTGGGGTCGTCGCGGCGCGCACGTCCCGCGCCGTGATCGCGGCTGCGCTCGCGAGCGCCGCCCTCTTCCTCATCGTCGCGGGTACGCAAGGGCCGCTCGCCGCGCCCTACACGTGGATCGTCCGCAACGTCCCCGAGAGCGGCGTCTTCCGCGAGCTGTACGACTTGG
Coding sequences:
- a CDS encoding glycosyltransferase family 9 protein — translated: MSGSALVLLLPGLGDALAASPLLRGLNADAWSTDVLTWQAPVTEYVRALGTARDVAELPLRPTPPEMLTQIGRLRRRRHDLCVLPFPATRWQYAFVARAAGARRLCMHDYGGVSSAIARTARTTLIPLRGGHRIAENLRMARALGLTGSPADLEYWVPQSWRAEPQAGTLGIHPGSMAYKGNESKRWPYERFVALAHGQAKRGRRVRFFLGPHEAKEAERAEQDFRGAEGISIVREPLGQAARRLAECEVFVGNDAGFSHLASGLGVKTLALFGMTSEVRGAPVGPTIALRPSLCPACHDEGSHRFECVRRLDYRCILRDVDFDDVSERIDRLFDARSVHQELTLEGPFRLYGKAYS
- a CDS encoding glycosyltransferase family 2 protein, which codes for MLSILMPAYNEASSIAENVCETVETMRDFRVDFEIVVVDDGSLDGTHAAASNALRAWPDHVRVVRCTRNEGKGNALTCGAAYSRGEYVAFLDADMDLHPEQLADFIAIMKDRNADAVIGSKFHPQSRVNYPLTRRVYSFFYYLLVRTLFGLPVRDTQTGIKLFKREVLDKVLPRILVKRFAFDLELLANIHHFGYRIVEAPVTLHFQRISSRVRLPAVWNVFLDTLAIFYRMRILHYYDRLERPPAQVDFAASSHEIVVPVAIRD
- a CDS encoding sugar transferase — translated: MQIAVSAPMERRVPQSWPALKRTIDVLVGTLLLVVTAPIVALSALAIACATQGTPFFAQERVGMHGRRFKMYKLRTMVNGAHAMRQSVMHLNEVDGPVFKIRNDPRLHPLGRFLRRTSVDELPNLVNVVLGEMSLVGPRPALPSEVEHYDAIALRRLTVPQGVTCLWQINGRSDVSFEHWMELDNRYVDSWTPLGDLLVILRTIPAVLRRDGAH
- the murJ gene encoding murein biosynthesis integral membrane protein MurJ, producing the protein MASSTFFIMGATFASTLLGFMREVVNARYYGTRWEMDTFLAAATIPTILFGVFNGALVSALVPTFSEYLARHEEEEAWRLASTTLNILAIVLTTCAVIGFFTAKWYVPLIAHGFRQPQMEVAIHMTRWLMPSIVAVSLSGVLSAMLNAYHRFRSAALIGVAVNVVTIACVMLLRPMGIYALVLGTVLGLTAQVLVQLPSFLSIGKYRPIIDLRHPGLRKIWLLLGPIIVGSAAGQLSLFFDRFFASTLAPGYIAGMNYATKLVNFPQQIFAAAIATVIFPLLAAQFARENRRGVARSVVTGLRLVNFITIPAACALVILAHPMVQALFERGTFQASATDLTAGLIPYAAVGLIALAANVVLTRCCFACHETVWPVTISVVTVVLNVLLSLVWLPSLGARGLLLANSTSQTVQALLLLMLTARLVAGIDWGALLASTGKVVLSSLAMLAALGWIGALGVTPEASLGSRAWFLFGQIAIGGTVFVAIARMLGVEELDLAWRTIVAKFERNLVSPPENREAPIA
- a CDS encoding phosphopentomutase, whose protein sequence is MKDAKRVVAVVIDSGGVGALPDAAEYGDAPDADTIGNVSRRVGGLSLPNFESLGLGVLTGIAGVAANPRPASRAARLRERSRGKDTITGHWEMMGILTEVPFPTYPEGFPGDVIDAFTAIVGKPPLGNKPASGTEIIEELGALHLATGRPILYTSADSVFQIAAHEAIVPLERLYNWSREARAMLVPPHAVNRVIARPFVGEPGAFRRTPNRRDYATEPPANLLDELRSGDVEVHAVGKISDIYCGRGISSSVRVTDNRDAVEKTYELLDRIERGFIFTNLNDFDSKYGHRRDVRGYARALEELDALLPGLTARLRPRDELILTADHGCDPTAPGSDHTREYVPFLHVGPERGGALGDIEGLDYVGRTVKRALLM